Genomic window (Rhododendron vialii isolate Sample 1 chromosome 4a, ASM3025357v1):
TAAACGATTCCCAAAAATACTACTCATAATGTATTCATGTCCAATTGTGTACTTTGGATAGTGGTGTAGCCAATAATTAACAATTGTGAGGGCACATTTTAAACACAAttcaatcaaaaaaattcataatatatAATGCCATAATAATAAAAGAACGATTGcgctgaaaaataaaaagttactccatccgttcctttttaagtgtcctgtaTCTCATTTTGAgttgtccctaaataagtgttatattgtaaagttagtaagtaaaagttggtacatttctattttgcccctaaaggtaaattcttttttgaaaagatgatgagtaaaagtataatgatgatgtctccatagatgATGAAGGATGAGTTCAAAATCTGAATGGACAAATATCCCTTAGGAATAGATGTGCCGAAGAGGTTGGAATAGTCAATGGAAAGGAATGAGAGGAGTAATCTAGAAGGATGAAGAAAAGAGCAGAGGTGAACAGAGAGGGACTAGGCAGTGGAGACCCTAACCCAAAATTCCAAGGAGGAAAGACAATAGAGCCCTAAAAAGAGGATAAGACTCCTTTGGAATCAGTGCTCACCAACTTTCTCTCTCGAGGGAATGTTCACAATGAGAGCTCAATCTCTGGGATTTGATGAAGAGATGCGCTTCATATTTATAGACCACACGAGCTAATACTCGGGCGCCAAGTGGCGCGCTAATAAAATGACATGTGTCCCTTCTGTACCCCCTAACCGTCGAGGTGTCGCTACCCCGCGATGACCGCAAGTATGACGGTAAACGTATCCTCTTATTCGCAGAGATTCTGTTCTTCTTTTATAGCCACCAAGCCACTAGATTCCCTTCATTCCCGTTAGGGCAAGGTCGTGACATCTTCGGTCATGTCAGTACTACTGCCAAGCCTCGAGGGGGCCCCCGGGTCATGCCTAAAGGCCGAAGTAGACTTTAGAGTCTGGGCAAGTTCTTAAAGTATCTTGGCTAAACTGCGTTATCGTTCCATTACATTGGAACCGCGCCAAGTATTTTCCTGTGTAAATACAGTTCTCTCCTTAAATGAGGAATATGGGCTCGCGACCCTTATATAGGTGCAGCATAGCGATGGGTAGGCTCCCACGCGCGGGGCCACGTGTCGCGCGACTGAGGCGCCACATGGCGAGCTAGGATTCATCAGTCAAACCGTCAACCCCGGAAATGATGAGTACACATGTCGCATGCCCATTAGATGGTCAAACGGGTCAATGGTCACGTCTATTGACCTTTCCTATAGATGGTAagtatgaaaaataatattttggagATACAATTATGTTGACTTCTAAAACTTCGTGAAAGTCAAACTAAGACACTTAAATAGGGACGGAAGAAGTACTATTTACTAAGAAAAGGTAGCAGCAGTACATAAATTATCCAAACAAACGAATTGAttgaagagaataaattttttacaccgccagtgtaaatatttgtttcctccaaatcaattgtattGCGCAATgttgcaaaacagtggtctcaatcaataaaacatgacgacgtggcgcaatataatttatttgaatgaaacaaatgtttacaccggcagtataaagaatttaatctGTTGATTGAATTGGTCTAAAAGCAATTCAAAACACAATAACTAATGTCAATATTTAGCAATCTTGATCCAATTAAAAAGAATATAATTATTTTCGAATATTATCCCTAAACCTCCAAATTTGTATTGCATTGTGAGTTCTATTAACAAAGACAAGAAACAAGAcgaaaatcaaaatttatgaataatTGATAAAGTATAATGCATATAGTCCATGATTTAGCCACTTTTGAATTTAGATATTATGCACTAGAGAATAAGTGATGActatttttttgcattagacATCTCATTTCATCAATTTAGTGGAATTGTTctaatatttgaaataaaaagtaaagaacGAAAGGATAtacaaaatttattaaaatgatcaaataaaaaataatttattaaaccaatttataaaaagaaatacaaaatctgaaaaaaaagaaaaagaaaaaaagagttgatTGACGGCCCGGGCCACACTAAACAGTTTATTTTCTCGAGTTTCTGCCAACCTTCACTTGTAGGGCTTTGTAATCTCTGCTTCTAGCTTCAACCAAGCAAACGAGAAGTCAACTTGTGTCCACTTGTTTCCCATCTGGAATTTCTTCTCCGTCCTCCGGTCAATCATCAACATGATTTCCACCCGATTCACAGAAGCAATGACCTCATCAACTAACATTGGCCTTGATTCAGTCGCGACAACTACTATACTCATCTTGTTCATTAGCAAAGAATAAAAATGAACATAAAGGCTCAAATAATGCCGAAATGTAGAAAACTGGATAAGAATCCTGTCTAAAAACCATCCGATTTAAGACCAATTTGAGAAAACTCAGAGAAGTGAATCTAAAATCCGATTTGACAAGAACTGTGGTCAATTGAACTCGAAAGGAAAAACATCCCACATGAAATTCTTTTTCACCTGACTCCCTTGGAGAACTTATAAGCTTCACCAAGAAGAAGGCATGATTCACATTGTGTGCAATATACACAGGCCTAGAGCCTAATGGGAGTCGACTTCAGGAtcttcaccaaaaaaaatacgaaGAATTTTACACAAGAACACCTTGTGGTGCAAAATATGGAAATTTGAAAGTGCTAATTCATATCACTAGAGGAAATGTCATAAGCCAGTTCTCCAAGCAAGGGAAGTTCTTTATAAATTGCTAAAGAGGACCGCACCCAAAAAATACTAATGAACAGGACCAAGAACATAGTTTCCTTAATCCTTTCTAGCGGGGGTTAGAAATCTCATTCTTCATGTCAAACGCTTCCAGAGTAGAGGACATACATTGAAGAGAAATTATGTAGTAGTGTGGGCACCAATAATATCTAACTATCCCATGCAAGAGCAATTTTGAGGTGGGTGTCAGAGCAATTCTGCCCAATCACATACAACAGTTAGCCTCCAGGAATTAGCCATGGACGCAATGACATGTCAGAGCAATTATGAGGTGGGTGTCTTACAAAATATCCAACTGGCCAAGATTTTGGACAATAAAGTAATATAAGCATCAAAAGTGCGAAAACCACCGAAGTTTCTCAGAGGCAAAAATGATCTTGATCAAGGTTAGGTATACAGAAAGAAATTTTTAAGAGAATTCTAGAAGAACTACCGGGTCGATATCCACCACAGAAGAAGGCCTAATGTTGATGATGTTGAGAATTTCAGCTTTTACTAGCTTGCACTTCTccgattttttcaaaaattctgcAACACTCTCTCTCGTTTGATTGCAAGCAACAGTCTGCTCCAAATAATTGAAAACCTACAATACCATGAAAACATTTGAGTTTGTAAAGATCCCCAGTACTATATGCCAAGAGAAAGCATAATATGAAACTTTTTGGGGAGGAAAGTTTACAAAACTTTGACTTCTGATGGTGCTACAGAAACAATAACCCGAGTGGGATCCTCCGCAACACCTCTAGATCGTAGAAAATCGAGTACTTCGAAATTGGTAAGTGCACTATCATTGGCGTAAAGGCAAACAGagaaatcatctctctctctctctctctctctctctctagggttctACAGCTCAATTGGAAAACAAATCTGTGCGATTCAGCATTTATAGTGGGCAGTGGCTTAAACTATTAAACTAGAAGATCgcaacaaaaagaaataaacataAACCCTAGGTTTAATCAGAGCCCTAGTTAAGTTTTTATGAAAGCCCTAATAATGGATTCAAAACTCCCCTAAAAAAAGCTTCTGCAGTACTTTTAAAAACCGGAGAGCTTCGGCTTAAACAATCATAGTAACCAAGAACACGCACGCTATACATATGTAAAACGAAATACTAATACAGAGACAATAAGCACACCGTgtgcaaattaaaaaaaaaaggccttaGAGAGTGAGGCGGAGAGAGGAGTGTTCGTTTAGGGTTTTTTCTCTGGTTTTCCGTTGATgtttgagagggagagggagattTTGGAATTTAGGATATTGGTTTGGGCCGACGGGAATTGGGCTGGACTGGGGTAGAATATTAATAGGGAAAATAACGGtcaataacgtgttttgatatcttggaccgtcattttcccatattaATATAGGAAAAATGACGTTATGACGATCAAGGACATGTTTTGGGGTGAATTGGGCTGGGCAAGGCGGTAAAAATTGGTTTTAACGGGCTTCAATCCCCAGACCTGCCACCCCGATCGAAGCCGGACGAAATTCTCACGGTTTAACCCGAACCTGATCGAAGGACCCATTGGGTCGATTTTTCGGTTGCGATCATTTTTCGGTCAAGTTCGAGTTGTCAAGCGGATCAGCCCTGAGCAAAGCATAGTTTGTTCGTTTGGAGGTCTCAAAATCTCTGTGCAcagtctccaataaattttcgtattctatctcttttcactcattactcttaaaaatctCCTTCGGAAATCAAACTGAGCATGGGCCTCGttctagaacaccttcttaTTCACGTTCAGCAGGTGGAGTGGTAGCTCATTAATAGGCATCATTTACTCCATGCATTTAACTTAACTGAGTTTCAAACTCAGGCGTGGTTTGGcttattaatcattttttatttaccttttatttctattcaatttttttttgtatttttagttgtgcatcgtttttttttttgaattattaattcgtttcaatgaaaggaatcgaaaaaaaatttatgaacaat
Coding sequences:
- the LOC131324006 gene encoding uncharacterized protein LOC131324006 — encoded protein: MAFCRGTSSCRQNGNGGFDAQGRSVRVLGYYDCLSRSSPNPRERERERERDDFSVCLYANDSALTNFEVLDFLRSRGVAEDPTRVIVSVAPSEVKVFNYLEQTVACNQTRESVAEFLKKSEKCKLVKAEILNIINIRPSSVVDIDPILKSTPIRL